The genomic interval TGAAAGTTTCTTATACAAACAGGAGTTATATGCTTCATTCGTAAAAAATGATTCTCTGTTGATACTGAAATTTTCTTGTTCTATATTTCCACAGTCTAAAGTAAAATCAACACTTTCAATTCTATAATTCGTTTTATTGTTTTGTTTGATAAAGGGTGCGCTATAAACGAAATGTTCAATAATCCTATCTTCGTTATTAATGATGGCTTCTAGTTTTGTATTATCCGATTCTGAAATAAATTTAGAATACAATGATACTGTTTTAATAATGCTATCATGAAATAATTTACAGATTTTCTCGAATTTATCGATATCTAAATCTTCAATTCTTAGCTCCAACCGTGAACATAATTTGGATTTTAAATCCTGAATAAAATCAACAGCGGCAGCGAAATTTGAGTTCGTAATTTGAATGATCGAATTTTCAATCACTTCTGGCTGATCGACAATCCCTTCCATCGGTTTCAAATGATTCTTTAAATGCTCATCTCCAATAATCCCAAATTCATTAGATACAATAAATTCAATATACTCGCTGATGACTTCAGATTCTTTCGGATACTTTTTAAGGACCTCTTCAATGGAATTTTCTTTAAATTCAGGAAGAATCAGTGCTAACGATAAGGGAATTTTATTTGAGTT from Fluviicola taffensis DSM 16823 carries:
- the gwsS gene encoding grasp-with-spasm system SPASM domain peptide maturase, with translation MTVDFLILFEDCKVVNGYFHSLIYDLSRPSNSNKIPLSLALILPEFKENSIEEVLKKYPKESEVISEYIEFIVSNEFGIIGDEHLKNHLKPMEGIVDQPEVIENSIIQITNSNFAAAVDFIQDLKSKLCSRLELRIEDLDIDKFEKICKLFHDSIIKTVSLYSKFISESDNTKLEAIINNEDRIIEHFVYSAPFIKQNNKTNYRIESVDFTLDCGNIEQENFSINRESFFTNEAYNSCLYKKLSLNFQGKVCNCPSVQESKLQVDISNTDSFLKSSEYTFLAEMNKDEIEVCRDCEYRYMCLDCRVFTDSSSRKNARPSKCNYNPYIAKWSTEEGYRTLLECGVISNEHEFSIDHNRIVEVNKELWGEE